In Heliangelus exortis chromosome Z, bHelExo1.hap1, whole genome shotgun sequence, a genomic segment contains:
- the LOC139789507 gene encoding relaxin-3-like, whose product MGIKLRLLCALAVLLCATPPGHPVARGAAAGVLPAGDGDGYGVKLCGREFIRAVIFTCGGSRWKRLSMLAMEPAAAGDSAQAASNKLLGNFKMKSVLGPDVEQLQRNGPFLGWEAFKDLYLNDYNEYIPVADDFKDLVQQVEEAPKDRGGAEIADTMGSNLWPSYPRRKRESLGLAGMCCKWGCTKAEISTICRV is encoded by the exons ATGGGGATCAAGCTGCGGCTCCTCTGCGCCCTGGCGGTGCTGCTCTGCGCGACGCCGCCGGGACATCCCGTCGCCCGCGGAGCAGCAGCCGGCGTGCTCCCCGCCGGCGACGGGGACGGGTACGGGGTGAAGCTGTGCGGCCGGGAGTTCATTCGAGCCGTCATCTTCACCTGCGGCGGGTCCCGTTGGAAGCGGCTCTCCATGTTGGCTATGGAGCCGGCGGCCGCCGGCG ATTCTGCACAAGCAGCAAGTAACAAACTACTGGGAAACTTCAAGATGAAATCAGTTTTGGGTCCAGACGTggagcagctgcaaagaaatGGCCCATTTCTTGGATGGGAGGCATTTAAAGATTTGTATTTAAATGATTATAACGAATATATACCCGTGGCAGATGACTTCAAAGACCTTGTTCAACAGGTAGAGGAAGCTCCAAAGGACCGTGGAGGAGCAGAAATTGCAGACACCATGGGCTCAAATCTTTGGCCCAGCTATCCCAGAAGAAAACGTGAATCTCTGGGTTTGGCAGGAATGTGTTGCAAGTGGGGCTGTACAAAAGCTGAAATTAGTACTATATGCAGAGTTTAG